A window of Laspinema palackyanum D2c genomic DNA:
GCCCAAAAAATCTGGAATGGTGAAGTCATGCAGCTCAGTTTCACCATTCCTGAAGGCTGGAATTTGCGCCAAATGGCTGCCTATTTCGAGTCTCAAGGCTTTTTTACTGCTGAAGAATTTCTCAGTGCCACTCAGGAAATTCCCTGGGCTGAATACCCCTGGCTCCCTAAAGATATCCCCCATTTAGAAGGCTTTTTATACCCGGATACTTACAAGCTTCGAGCGGATAATATCACCCCGCAAGCGATTATTCAACCCATGCTGAATCGGTTTGAACAGGTGGCTCTCCCAGTCTATCAACAACCCCAAAATCAAACCAATCTCAGTCTCAAAGAATGGGTCACCTTAGCAAGTATTGTGGAAAAAGAGTCCGTGGTGGCATCGGAACGCCATCGCATTGCTGGTGTATTTACCAACCGCCTCAAACAAGGGATGACTCTGGGTGCTGACCCCACTGTGGAATATGGATTAAATATCAGACAAACGGAAGATAAACCCTTAACCCTGGCCCAGGTGAACACCCCTAACCCGTACAATACTTATCTGAATGCGGGTTTACCCCCGACCCCGATCGCTGCCCCTGGAGTTGCCAGTTTAGAAGCTACTTTAGCCCCTGAAGAGACGGAATATCTCTATTTTGTGGCCCTCTATGATGGCACCCATATTTTTAGTCGCACCTTAGCTGAACATGAGGCGGCTCAAGATGCTATCTGGGATGAGCGGGACCCGACGTTACGGTAATATGATATTCCCCCAGTAGCCATTGGCACAGGCTACCTTGGGGGAGTTGGTGGGAATTGAGGGCGATCGCAGTAGGCTATCCAGCCTTAGTATGTCAAAATCATTCTGCGGGGAATGCAGTTTTTAGAATGCATCCTGGGGATCCGGTGCGATCGCGCTGTCAAACCAAATTATTGGGTCACGGCAGGTTCTAGGGCGGTGGTTCGTGTTAGTCAGCGAAGGTCAATTACTATGTCTTGGGGAAAACTTTTAGAGCCCGATTTATTTTTAGGGGACTCCATTTTAAGCCTGACACCAGAAGTCGTCAAAGAGTACGACCTCAAGGGTCTGGTTTTGGATGTGGATGAAACTCTCGTTCCTATTCGCCAAATTCAAGTGTCTGAGTATCTCCGGCAGTGGGTGGAACAAATTCGCCCGGTTGCTTCCCTGTGGTTGGTTAGCAATAATATCAGTGAAGCTCGCATCGGTGGCATTGCTCGCTCTTTAAATCTGCCTTACATTACAGGTGCAGCTAAACCCTCGCGGCGCAAGTTACGACAGGCGGTGACGGGGATGAATCTGCCGGTGGAAAAGGTGGGAATGGTGGGCGATCGCCTCTTTACCGATGTCCTCGCCGGTAACCGCTTGGGAATGTTTACCATTTTGGTAGAACCGATGGTGAACCCCGGGGAAATTATGCAAACCAAGCATCCCGTGCGATCGCTGGAAGTCTGGTTATCTCAAATCCTCGGCGCTTCCCTCGCCAAGAACAAGTAACAGGTCATTGAGCTGAATACCCCTTGAAAAAACCCTATATAGCCCTACATATTAAAATATTGAGGCTGAGGCCAAATTATCAAGCGGCATAAAAATGAGTTTATAGGGGGCCACCTTGAGCCAGACCCTCACGATCATTCAGTTTTATAAAAACAAAGCGCCTGCCTTCACGGAAATCAAGGCGGGCGCTTTACAATTGGATCCGGTCATCCGAGGGTAACCCGGACTTCATCCTCAACGAGAACGCTTTTGTTATGAACCTGCAAACCCTAGTCGTCAAAATTGGCACCTCTAGTCTCACTCAGGACAGCACCGGCAACCTGGCGATCGCCACCATTGCGGCCCTCGTTGAAACCCTCAGCGCCCTCCGCCACCAAGGGCACCGCGTTATCTTAGTCTCCTCCGGTGCCGTCGGGGTCGGCTGTGCACGCCTGGGATTAAAAGAGCGTCCCCGGACGATCGCCCTCAAACAAGCAGTGGCTGCCGTCGGTCAGGGCCGCTTAATGCGGGTTTATGATGACCTGTTTACCACCCTGCAACAGCCGATCGCCCAAGTTCTCCTCACCCGCAGCGATTTAGTCCAACGCAGTCGCTACGTTAACGCTTACAACACCTTTCAAGAATTACTGCGCCTCGGGGTCATCCCGATTGTCAACGAAAATGATACAGTAGCCACGGAAGAACTCAAATTTGGCGACAATGATACCCTCTCGGCAATGGTTGCCAGCTTAGTCGAGGCGGAATGGCTGTTTCTGATGACTGATGTCGATCGCCTCTACTCCGCAGACCCCCGCAGCAATCCTGACGCCCAACCGATTACCCTGGTTCAACATCTCGATGAGTTGCGGCAGTTACAGGTGCAAACCGGAGGCAGTGGGACCAATTGGGGGACTGGGGGAATGATGACGAAAATAGAGGCGGCCCGCATTGCCACAGGTTCAGGGGTCCGCACGGTGATTACCTCGTCTCAATCCCCGCGCAACTTAGAGAAGATTTTGCAGGGGGAGGCGATCGGGACCCATTTTGCACCGCAAAAAAGCACCAGTAACGCCCGCAAACGCTGGCTTGCCAATGCGGTGATTCCCTCGGGTAAACTGTATTTAGATGAAGGGGCAGTCCGCGCAATCTGTCAAGGGGGAAAGTCTCTGTTAGCCGCAGGTATCCTGGAGGTGTTCGGAGAATTTGAGGCGTCGGATGCGGTGCAACTGTGCGATCGCTCGGGTCGGGAAATTGCCCGGGGACTGGTCAACTATAGCAGTGAGGAACTCGATCGCATTCGCGGACGAAAGTCCGATGAAATTCCCGAAATTTTAGGTTATATTGTTGCCGACACGGTAATCCACCGGGATAACTTAGTTTTAAGCCTTTCCAGTAGCGATGCCGCACAGTTGAATAAAACCGACCCCCTGCTCTGAATTTGACAGGGTCGGAAAGTTAAAGTTAAAATGACCCCATTCATCGGATGCGGCGATTCTCATGCCGATTTGGTGGTCAATGCAACGAGAAGAACATAAGCTCATCGGCGGTGAACCTAGGGACTTTTTCACCCCGGACCCGGAATAAAAATACTTCTACAAAACGGAAGAGAATAGACGATGAACCCCGATAACGTGATGGAATTTTTACAAACCGGATTTCGAGTTGGGGTAGGCGCGACGGCTTCCCTACTCGAAAGTATTCAAGACCCCCAAAAACGAGAAGAAAATCTGGCGGATTTAAAATTAGATGTCAGCGATTTGACCAAAAAATGGGCAGAAAAAGGAGAACTTACCGAACGGGAAGCCCGCAATTATGTGGATACCCTGATCGATCACCAGCGATCGCCGGGGGAACCCCCATCCTCTGCAACTCCCCCTGCGCCAAGTTCTGAGTCTCCGTCATCCCCACCGACTTCGGCAGCCAATCCAGAAGTCTACCAAGATTTACAAGACTTAACCGCCCAAATTGCAGCGTTGCGGTCGGAGTTAGAAAATTTACAAAATAAAGATTCCGAACGTTAATCTGAGGGTGCAAGAACGCCGGTACCGGTTTCAATAGCAGGGACTAGAAACCGAGTTTCTTGACAACAGACTGCTGATTGGGACCCATTTGATGCAGAAACCCCGTTGTTTTCCCCATACTGTACCGCCGCTCTGGGCTTCTAGGGGTTGGCACAGCTAAAATACTTAGCACAACCAGGATGCCAGTACAGGATGAGATTTGTAGGACCAGACACGGAGTTTCTGGCCCTTTTTTTGTGGCTCATTAGCCGAAAATTTTGTCAAGAAACCCGCTTTGTATTCCCTTTACGGTAAGCCTGGAGTAGACTACAGGGTATTAGGTGAGGGAATTTCCTGGGGAAATTGTTCGGTCTTGCTCCCGGCTTTTGAGTGCAGGGTTAAAACAAGAAGAAGAATTCAGGGCCTGGGGTTTTCCGTCCGGAGGAGGCCACGGGGCGATCGCACAAACCCAGGATTTAAGCATAAACGGTTTATGCTGTAGATAAGGATATGTCCTGTCAATAAAAAGTAAAATTAATTTTACTTTTTATTGACAGGAGTACACTTGTTTGATATGATTTACAAGTTTTTTTTTAATCGTTGCCCCAGTCTTCGCGACCCATGAGATCCACAATGCGATCACGCAACAAGAAATCGTACTTTTCTAATTCAGATTCAACCAAGGCCCATTCCCGCGCTGGGATATATTGGCAGAGGGTATAAATGGGTTGTTGTCGCCCCACAAAGCCATTTTTGACCAAGGTTCGAGCTTCTTCTTTGATGAACTCGATGGAATATTGAACGGTAGATGTAGATGGAGCCATCTTTAAAACCTCGCTAGATAGATTCTTTAATCAACGGTATATCTGTGACCACCCCCCAGTTAGGTGAATAATTCATAATAGCTCATTGAAGAAGGGAGACTACTGGGCTGCCTCTCGGGCTATTTGTTACATTCTATACAGCAGCATTGTTATTATCGCGCTAATTGACTCCTACTTATCTTAATAAAATATGAAGAATTATGCACCCCCAGGTAGATAAATTTTTTCGATGTACTTCTCTGGGGGGGTGCCAGAATAATTAATGATTGCATTATTTCGGGTCTCCAGTAGAGAGATCGAGGCCCAAATTTTATACAGGGAGATAGTTGTAGTCACGGTCTAGGGGGGAATTTTATATAAATTTCAGCAGGTTCAATGACTCTCGTTTTGGCGGGAATTTTAAAGGGAACACAGGGTTAGGGGCTTGCCTCCAAAAAAGAGTTCCCAGAATCCAACCCAAATCCCTAGGCTGGGGGAAGCGCAAAGAGTCCGAGGATACCCTCAAGGGAAAAAAATTGGATTGTTTGACAAAATTTCTGCTGGCTTTGCCAGGGAGAAAGGGCCAGAAAGCCAGTTTTTTTGTCCCCTTGGTTTAATCCGGTACAGCTAGACTCGGAGCAGACTACAGGGGAGAAGAACGAACATAAACAGGCTAGGGATCACCGCTTTCTAAGGATAAATGGGTTTTAATGGGATTGAAATTAGTCCCCGGTAGAGCCGGGGAAGGGAGCAATGGGAGGCTCTACCTGCTTTCGGATCAAGGTGCAGATTTCATCTGTAGCCTTAGTAAAACGGATTGGGTTGGGTGGGAGTTGGGGTCAGTCCGAATAGAGTTTCCAGGGCGATCGCTTGGGCGGCCCCCATTTGACCATAAGAAAACACAAACGGAATGGATTGAGGCAAGAGGGCCTTAAATTCGTCCAAAACGTAGGGACTCCCGTAAATCACCACGGCCTGCAATTGTCCCGTTTCTAATAATTGATTCAGCCATTCCCGGGCGAGGCGCGTCACCTGGGCAGGTCCTCCGAAAGGATTACCCCGGATAAAGACTTGAAGTAAAGTTTTTCCGTTTGCCATTGCTTTCAAGTCTTGCGATCGGCAGGGAGTAGAACAATCCACGCCCTGGAATTGATAGCCTTTCGACTTGGGGATAACGATCGCCGGGGCTTGTTTATTCAGAAACGCACTATTAACCAGAGAGTCAGTTACCAATAAATTATTCCAATACTCCCCGGATTCCGGTGGAGGGACGGATAAAGGCAACGACCCCCCAATTTGTTGAGACTCCCGCAAGATATTTTCTACACAGTTGATCGCCCCAGGAGTAGATAAATTAATCAGTTGGGCGGTGGGAGAAGTGGGGGGATTGACTACCGTAGAAGGAGAGAAAAGTTTTTGTTTTGCCTTCCAAATGCGGGTTACGGATTGGCGAATGCGATCGCGGGATATGCGACCGGATTTGACGGCATCACAGAGGGCCGTAATGGCCTCGGCTGGGTCCACAGGCATCAATAAAATATCCGCCCCAGCTTCTAAGGCTAAAATGGGAGCTTCATTGGGGCCATACCGTTTGGCGATCGCCCCCATGACCAAAGCATCGGTAACAATTAACCCCTCAAACCCGAACCGTTGGCGTAATTGTCCCGTTAAAATCTTCGAGGAAAGAGTCGCCGGGTATTCCGAGTCCCAGGCTTCAATACAGAGGTGAGCACTCATCACTGCATCCACTCCACCAGCGATCGCCCGTTGAAACGGCGGAAGTTCCACCGTCTCTAATCGTTCCGGCGAATGCCGCAACACCGGCAACTCGATATGAGAATCCACACTGGTATCCCCATGTCCGGGAAAATGCTTGGCACAGGTGAGGACCGGATACTTCTGTGCACCGCGCATAAAGGCTAAAGCTAACTCACTGGCGGTTTCAGAATTTTCCCCAAAAGACCGGACATTAATCACCGGGTTTTCGGGATTGTTATTCACATCCACCACCGGGGCGAGGACCCAATTAATCCCGACAGCGAGAGCTTCCTGGGCGGTATAAGCTCCCATTGCGGTGGCATAACCCTGAGCTTTCGAGGGTTCTTCTGCGGCAATCTTGGCGATCGCCATTGGTGGGGGGAACCAAGTTGCACCGGCAAATCGCTGTCCGACACCTTCCTCGATATCGGCAGCAATCAGCAGGGGATACTTGGCCCAGGATTGCAATTGCTGCGATCGCAACATCAAATCACCCGCACTGCCTCCCACCAAAATCACGCCCCCCACGCGCTGTTCCTGCAACAGCTTCTGCAACTGGGCCGCTGAGGGTTCCCAATCGGGATATTCAATTTGGTGGTCAAACAGATGTCCAGATGCTCGCACCACGAACAACTGCGCCACCTGTTCTTCTAACGATAGGGTTTCGAGATCCGGCAGTGCCGGGATCAGATCCGACATATCCACAGATTAAGCCTCAGTTTCTGAAATTTCGCTCTCGTTGAGATCCATATCTTCCTCATCCGCGTCAGGATTGTGCTGTTTGCGTTCTTCACTGATCTGATTGAGCAGTGTCAAGATGCGCGTCCCGCGTTCAATGGATCGGTCTTCTAAAAATATCACCTCTGGAGTCCGACGCAATCGCACTCGGTGACCGAGTTCCCTGCGGATATATCCAGTTGCGGCTTGTAGTCCTTCCATTGTTTCGGCGCGCGCTTCGTCACTGCCATAGATACTGACGAAAATCTTGGCGTGTTGGAGGTCACCGGAGACGTTGACATCAGTAACGCTCACCATTCCCGCACCCACTCGGTCATCCTTGATGTCGCCGATTAACATTAAACTGACTTCGCGCTTAATCAAGGACGCGACACGCTCTACTCGACGATCGGTAGCCATAATATTGATTCCCTTGTTTGCATGATACTCATCGGTTTGGGTGGCACTTGAAGGCATCCACCTGTTTTTAGTGTAGAGTTTTAATCCGTGCTACCGCTACAACAGCAAACCGCGTCCCCGCCGACACCATTGACCCACTCATTCCGCGTGACTTGGCTTAGGCCAGGTCAGGAGGACCCCACCCTAACCCTCCCCTGTGTCTTGGGGAGGGGACCGGAGGCGTACTTAAATTTGAGGCAAAATCTGGGTCAAAAACCCGGTTTCTGATCTCTGGGATCTAAATAAAACTGTCCCGATGCTCTAGGTTACGGTCAATCCCAACATCCCTCGTAAGGTCAACCCGACAAAAATTAGGGCAGTCACAACTAAAGTGACTAAGGCGATCGCAGTTACGGGTTTTTGCAACAGGGGCTTAACCCAACCGAACAGGGCAAAGAAGATACCCAGAATGATCGTGACAAAATAGCGCGGGTAGCGAAGGATATTACTCCAAAAATCATCAAACATAAAAATTCAGATTCAACAACAGGAGCGGCTAAGACTGTTTGCATTGTACCGCGTAGCATTGTTCCGCGAGTTGCACCCGTTCAGTAATTTTCCAAGTCCCTGGATCATTCAGATTCGCCGCCAGTTCTGGGGGAATTGCATCGAGTCCGAGGTAGGCCCTGGAAATTGCACCGACCATCGCTGCGGTTGTATCCAGACCTATTCAATCCACCCGCCCCTCCATTGTTCTCAACGGGATACCTTGGGCTTAGTCATTTAGGTTAGATAAATTTTCTATGTAAAGGGCTAATTATATCATATTTTGATGAAAATCAATCATTAACATTTTTCCGGTGGAATCATAAAATAACGTGGCAAAGCAGATTTCTGGATAGACTCTCCCGCGTTTTTGTTTTTGAATTCCACCCATTGCCACTTGAACCCGATAACCTGTTCCTAAATTAATATCAAAATATTCATTAAAAAAGGCTTTTGTTACAATATCAATTTTGACATCTTCTGGGATAGCGACACTTATATCTTCATCTTCTAGTTGGACTTTTTTCTGCCCCGACGCTCGGTATTTTTTCAACATATTATTGACATCGGTAAAGATTTGAGGGTCGGGTAAAATGCGATCTATGGCTTGGATAACGTCCTGAGAATCCATCTGGGAAACCTCCTGAAAAATACATGATCGTAATCAAGGACTCAGTTGAAGCAGCG
This region includes:
- the proB gene encoding glutamate 5-kinase; amino-acid sequence: MNLQTLVVKIGTSSLTQDSTGNLAIATIAALVETLSALRHQGHRVILVSSGAVGVGCARLGLKERPRTIALKQAVAAVGQGRLMRVYDDLFTTLQQPIAQVLLTRSDLVQRSRYVNAYNTFQELLRLGVIPIVNENDTVATEELKFGDNDTLSAMVASLVEAEWLFLMTDVDRLYSADPRSNPDAQPITLVQHLDELRQLQVQTGGSGTNWGTGGMMTKIEAARIATGSGVRTVITSSQSPRNLEKILQGEAIGTHFAPQKSTSNARKRWLANAVIPSGKLYLDEGAVRAICQGGKSLLAAGILEVFGEFEASDAVQLCDRSGREIARGLVNYSSEELDRIRGRKSDEIPEILGYIVADTVIHRDNLVLSLSSSDAAQLNKTDPLL
- the mltG gene encoding endolytic transglycosylase MltG yields the protein MKAASQRKTNWLLYVALILCAAIGISAWQGWRWWLSASAPVAESLPRDSVVQDNRLEIVKIDPGEPGQLIGLKLEEQGLIRSANAWNMWTRWLSRQNPDGGYKAGTYQLSPDEPMQAIAQKIWNGEVMQLSFTIPEGWNLRQMAAYFESQGFFTAEEFLSATQEIPWAEYPWLPKDIPHLEGFLYPDTYKLRADNITPQAIIQPMLNRFEQVALPVYQQPQNQTNLSLKEWVTLASIVEKESVVASERHRIAGVFTNRLKQGMTLGADPTVEYGLNIRQTEDKPLTLAQVNTPNPYNTYLNAGLPPTPIAAPGVASLEATLAPEETEYLYFVALYDGTHIFSRTLAEHEAAQDAIWDERDPTLR
- a CDS encoding DUF751 family protein, whose amino-acid sequence is MFDDFWSNILRYPRYFVTIILGIFFALFGWVKPLLQKPVTAIALVTLVVTALIFVGLTLRGMLGLTVT
- a CDS encoding DUF4327 family protein; this translates as MAPSTSTVQYSIEFIKEEARTLVKNGFVGRQQPIYTLCQYIPAREWALVESELEKYDFLLRDRIVDLMGREDWGND
- the rbfA gene encoding 30S ribosome-binding factor RbfA, whose product is MATDRRVERVASLIKREVSLMLIGDIKDDRVGAGMVSVTDVNVSGDLQHAKIFVSIYGSDEARAETMEGLQAATGYIRRELGHRVRLRRTPEVIFLEDRSIERGTRILTLLNQISEERKQHNPDADEEDMDLNESEISETEA
- a CDS encoding YqeG family HAD IIIA-type phosphatase is translated as MSWGKLLEPDLFLGDSILSLTPEVVKEYDLKGLVLDVDETLVPIRQIQVSEYLRQWVEQIRPVASLWLVSNNISEARIGGIARSLNLPYITGAAKPSRRKLRQAVTGMNLPVEKVGMVGDRLFTDVLAGNRLGMFTILVEPMVNPGEIMQTKHPVRSLEVWLSQILGASLAKNK
- a CDS encoding glycoside hydrolase family 3 N-terminal domain-containing protein, translated to MSDLIPALPDLETLSLEEQVAQLFVVRASGHLFDHQIEYPDWEPSAAQLQKLLQEQRVGGVILVGGSAGDLMLRSQQLQSWAKYPLLIAADIEEGVGQRFAGATWFPPPMAIAKIAAEEPSKAQGYATAMGAYTAQEALAVGINWVLAPVVDVNNNPENPVINVRSFGENSETASELALAFMRGAQKYPVLTCAKHFPGHGDTSVDSHIELPVLRHSPERLETVELPPFQRAIAGGVDAVMSAHLCIEAWDSEYPATLSSKILTGQLRQRFGFEGLIVTDALVMGAIAKRYGPNEAPILALEAGADILLMPVDPAEAITALCDAVKSGRISRDRIRQSVTRIWKAKQKLFSPSTVVNPPTSPTAQLINLSTPGAINCVENILRESQQIGGSLPLSVPPPESGEYWNNLLVTDSLVNSAFLNKQAPAIVIPKSKGYQFQGVDCSTPCRSQDLKAMANGKTLLQVFIRGNPFGGPAQVTRLAREWLNQLLETGQLQAVVIYGSPYVLDEFKALLPQSIPFVFSYGQMGAAQAIALETLFGLTPTPTQPNPFY